The Deltaproteobacteria bacterium genome window below encodes:
- a CDS encoding helix-turn-helix transcriptional regulator has product MLSNRLSLLVKAKGLTQKSIADKMGVSEQALSRYLHGKTAIGADSLEVLLSCLGINVEKLVDAEIAKAMKSQEKLSARKRNLLAELQEEQVSKVMTWYSKTNAAVAARK; this is encoded by the coding sequence ATGCTTAGCAATCGTCTGAGTCTTTTGGTTAAGGCCAAGGGGCTCACGCAAAAGTCCATTGCAGATAAGATGGGTGTTTCTGAACAAGCACTCAGCAGGTACTTGCATGGCAAAACGGCGATTGGTGCGGACTCGCTTGAGGTTCTACTTTCGTGTCTTGGGATCAACGTCGAAAAACTTGTCGACGCCGAGATCGCAAAAGCCATGAAGTCTCAAGAGAAGCTTTCCGCCCGAAAGCGAAACTTGCTAGCGGAGCTTCAAGAGGAGCAAGTCTCGAAAGTGATGACTTGGTACTCGAAGACGAACGCAGCGGTTGCTGCTCGTAAGTAG
- a CDS encoding DUF4423 domain-containing protein, with amino-acid sequence METQLVGGGPLKEFKREELLQRLSGSWKGRSIFALLEVPRFQKNPREIAPELGITLDELFFYLDLLEAVSLIRRDANGGYLRMVEALDFRKLGLNREESLRSFSLVTAEILSRQSFDVPCHHESSIVYSNRDLVKQLIGKIGAAMDEFEQASKKSPDKSFLLGVTTAFVDLIESKKLGSEQ; translated from the coding sequence GTGGAAACACAACTCGTAGGCGGAGGACCGCTGAAAGAGTTCAAACGCGAAGAACTCTTGCAGCGCCTATCAGGGAGCTGGAAGGGGCGGTCCATTTTCGCACTTCTCGAAGTCCCGCGCTTTCAAAAGAATCCGCGCGAAATTGCACCAGAGCTCGGCATCACGCTCGACGAACTATTCTTTTATCTCGATCTCCTCGAAGCCGTGTCCCTGATTCGCCGCGACGCCAACGGCGGCTACCTGCGTATGGTTGAAGCTTTGGATTTCCGAAAGCTCGGATTAAATCGAGAAGAGAGCTTACGCAGTTTTTCATTGGTAACGGCTGAGATTTTGTCGCGTCAGTCGTTTGATGTTCCTTGTCACCATGAATCCTCCATCGTCTACTCGAACCGAGATCTCGTGAAGCAGCTGATCGGCAAAATCGGAGCTGCAATGGACGAGTTTGAACAGGCGTCAAAGAAGAGCCCCGATAAGAGCTTCCTCCTTGGCGTCACGACAGCGTTTGTTGACCTCATCGAAAGTAAAAAACTTGGGAGTGAACAATGA
- a CDS encoding helix-turn-helix transcriptional regulator, with the protein MRPKEWSMQLAKRLRELIRQHDLTVAKLSKRTSIPVNTLHNWLSGQPPRNIAQVKSVADFLNVSVDFLVFGKELNLEPQAIPELLKSGQFEIVLRARAPKRES; encoded by the coding sequence ATGCGACCGAAAGAATGGTCTATGCAGCTTGCGAAACGATTAAGAGAACTTATCAGACAGCACGATCTGACCGTGGCGAAGCTATCAAAGCGAACCTCGATTCCAGTCAACACTCTTCATAATTGGCTTTCTGGCCAACCACCCCGAAACATCGCCCAAGTAAAATCGGTGGCTGACTTTTTAAATGTCAGCGTTGACTTCCTTGTCTTCGGCAAAGAGCTAAACCTCGAACCCCAAGCCATCCCAGAACTTTTAAAATCCGGCCAGTTCGAAATCGTCCTCCGCGCCCGCGCACCAAAACGAGAGTCGTGA
- a CDS encoding DEAD/DEAH box helicase, producing the protein MKVIISPKDLSSDAHVAFTAFASLWADHMLLIGGEGDNQALDIDVALERFVALSKVTQSSSFVDAFVAKEEFDSLGHFLSVHFSGKEELKIESHSNLGHENFKIQFYYRNSSGQRNDVSLREANDHRHFGPIGAGLAKIAAKIEGVDSHFQVVHEMKTFLSAQSETVEKVSFDATLNALRTVEVEKFRPIVEESKVPGSFQVSLAVEDTSGTTQEVNTNLINPKTKTIRCADGAIIPYGSGEAGFIDEIRSRQSMNRKQAERLAQHPEDLIPPGADTSRLDLSEYHSRVLGFEPRKQQKVLEFSSSGIDWFSDLDGEPSLRVQDTTGKTVEMKLPSNDKIKNAIQEVTSQLKESQSNPGAYVPKLVPIDEHGQFVIQPTAESLLGLGVIETISEKWAASPELKKQRRPVEVAVLREQNAKLATVIADPVLFAEQIDSVTDAKLDPHQIDGVKWLLGHMRRQRGGVVLADEMGLGKTAQMLVASGILYNLIRNQGATPWFHALPVWRPVLVVAPKILLTNWIREAGRFLKMDVLPKREIVGSSTIHHLLGDGGKDATKLLELDLIAMNYETLASYQRELLRLDFSVVVFDESQNIKNQDTAKSIAARAVKSFLPICSTGTPVENSLSDLWTQIDATNRIPINPLGTSKDFSADKRNSAERLTEIRSQLDFQSKKTIILRREKSILKNFPKKVIHPPVVHSMTEEQAAREANLTKAMKGSPLELMTELRKLYQHPILLLKSANASSLSVKQLIEKGPKLAATIEILKRIKGLAQKVLIFTPSVPMQAILARVIAEEFGVAVNVINGETNQRGAPGEAAEKIIEDFSASDGFGALVLSPLAAGAGLNITAANHVIHYGRWWNPAKEDQATDRAYRRGQQLDVNVYYPILSNLEGKGFDVGLHELVERKRALARDFLDPIESFNISRTEMDEISKGRV; encoded by the coding sequence ATGAAAGTTATCATTTCGCCCAAGGACCTATCATCCGACGCGCACGTTGCCTTTACGGCCTTCGCGTCGCTTTGGGCAGATCATATGCTGTTAATTGGCGGTGAGGGCGACAATCAAGCTCTGGACATAGACGTGGCACTTGAAAGATTTGTTGCGCTGTCAAAAGTAACGCAATCATCGTCATTCGTAGATGCGTTTGTCGCCAAAGAGGAATTCGATTCTTTGGGGCATTTTTTATCGGTGCATTTTTCTGGCAAAGAAGAACTAAAAATCGAATCGCACTCTAATCTTGGTCACGAAAATTTTAAAATTCAATTTTATTATCGAAACAGTTCAGGTCAGCGAAATGATGTCTCGTTACGTGAGGCGAACGACCATCGTCACTTTGGACCGATCGGTGCAGGGTTGGCAAAAATTGCCGCTAAGATTGAAGGCGTGGATAGCCATTTTCAGGTAGTCCACGAGATGAAAACTTTTTTAAGTGCACAGAGCGAAACAGTCGAAAAAGTTTCGTTCGATGCAACTTTGAACGCCTTGAGAACAGTTGAGGTCGAAAAGTTTCGTCCGATAGTAGAAGAATCAAAAGTGCCGGGTTCCTTCCAAGTATCTCTTGCTGTCGAAGATACGAGTGGGACTACCCAAGAAGTTAATACCAATCTTATCAATCCGAAAACTAAAACGATTAGATGTGCGGACGGCGCAATTATTCCGTACGGAAGCGGCGAAGCTGGTTTTATTGATGAGATTCGCAGTCGGCAATCGATGAACCGCAAGCAGGCTGAGCGATTGGCGCAGCACCCAGAAGATCTGATACCGCCAGGTGCCGACACCTCGAGGCTTGATCTGTCCGAATACCACAGTCGGGTTTTGGGTTTTGAGCCGCGCAAACAGCAGAAAGTACTAGAGTTCTCGTCGAGTGGCATCGATTGGTTTAGTGATCTTGATGGTGAGCCTAGTCTTCGCGTTCAGGATACAACAGGCAAGACGGTCGAAATGAAATTGCCGTCCAACGACAAAATAAAAAATGCGATTCAGGAAGTAACATCACAGCTTAAAGAATCTCAATCCAATCCCGGCGCATATGTCCCGAAACTGGTACCGATAGACGAACATGGCCAGTTTGTCATTCAACCCACCGCAGAGTCGCTACTTGGCCTAGGCGTGATTGAAACGATTTCGGAAAAGTGGGCAGCGTCGCCAGAATTGAAGAAACAAAGGCGGCCTGTCGAAGTCGCGGTACTTCGCGAGCAAAATGCGAAACTCGCCACTGTTATTGCCGATCCTGTTTTATTTGCTGAGCAAATCGATTCTGTAACAGATGCGAAACTCGATCCTCATCAAATTGACGGCGTTAAATGGCTACTTGGGCACATGCGACGGCAGCGAGGTGGCGTTGTTTTGGCCGACGAAATGGGTCTTGGCAAAACGGCGCAGATGCTTGTTGCGTCGGGCATATTGTACAACCTGATTCGTAACCAAGGGGCCACACCATGGTTTCATGCATTGCCGGTTTGGCGTCCGGTGCTCGTGGTTGCGCCGAAGATTCTCCTTACCAACTGGATTAGGGAGGCAGGGCGTTTCCTAAAGATGGATGTCCTGCCAAAACGAGAAATTGTCGGTAGCAGCACAATTCATCATCTTCTTGGTGATGGAGGTAAAGATGCGACCAAACTTCTTGAACTTGACCTCATCGCGATGAACTACGAGACCTTGGCTAGCTATCAGCGCGAACTTCTTAGATTAGACTTTTCTGTTGTAGTGTTCGATGAATCGCAAAACATAAAAAATCAAGACACCGCCAAAAGTATCGCGGCGCGCGCGGTTAAATCATTCCTGCCGATTTGCTCGACCGGTACGCCCGTTGAAAATTCGCTGAGTGATCTCTGGACCCAGATCGATGCGACAAATCGCATTCCTATCAATCCATTAGGAACATCTAAAGACTTTAGTGCCGATAAGCGGAATTCAGCCGAAAGACTTACCGAAATACGTTCCCAGCTGGATTTCCAGTCTAAAAAGACGATCATACTGCGAAGAGAAAAGTCGATTCTTAAGAACTTTCCAAAAAAAGTTATTCATCCACCGGTTGTTCATTCAATGACGGAAGAACAAGCGGCGCGTGAAGCGAATTTGACGAAAGCAATGAAAGGCTCGCCCTTAGAATTGATGACTGAGCTGCGGAAGCTATATCAGCATCCGATACTATTGTTGAAGAGCGCAAATGCCAGCTCTTTGTCTGTTAAGCAACTTATCGAAAAGGGGCCGAAGCTAGCTGCGACTATCGAAATTCTAAAAAGGATTAAAGGGCTAGCACAAAAAGTTCTTATTTTCACTCCGTCTGTACCGATGCAAGCAATTCTTGCTAGAGTCATAGCTGAAGAGTTCGGCGTGGCGGTCAATGTCATCAACGGCGAAACTAACCAACGTGGTGCCCCGGGCGAAGCCGCCGAAAAAATAATTGAAGACTTCAGTGCGAGCGATGGATTTGGTGCGCTCGTTCTTAGTCCCTTGGCAGCAGGCGCCGGTTTAAACATCACGGCAGCCAATCACGTCATTCACTATGGACGTTGGTGGAATCCGGCCAAAGAGGATCAAGCGACTGATCGTGCATATCGGCGGGGGCAACAGCTGGATGTGAACGTGTACTACCCTATATTGTCGAATCTCGAGGGCAAAGGGTTCGATGTTGGACTTCATGAACTTGTCGAGCGCAAGCGAGCACTCGCACGGGATTTCTTGGACCCAATAGAGTCTTTCAATATATCTCGGACTGAAATGGATGAAATCAGCAAGGGGCGAGTCTAA